A region of Siniperca chuatsi isolate FFG_IHB_CAS linkage group LG23, ASM2008510v1, whole genome shotgun sequence DNA encodes the following proteins:
- the LOC122871660 gene encoding homeodomain-interacting protein kinase 2-like isoform X3, with protein MREASILQELMRQNLDQYNIVKFYDWYQMNNRTGLVLELLDMNLLDYMKEDRLPLKDIRVIIQQLATAFNALRSVGVIHGDLKPDNIMLVKDQEQSFTVKLIDFGLAFHSSEAVVGSSHQLPYYRAPEIMLGLTFTEAIDMWSLGIVMGFMMLGALIFPWFCDYNQMKSICEILGQPADHLLDAGLKTEEFFIKTSDNQWTLISHDQYWKHKISSGNKKFAFSSLDDLKMLSEELESEAEAEGWRQCIELLKEMLRVDASERITPSEVLRHPFITQSYLNEALQPAADELSSSQAWTNFRTETATKADDSTQAGQAQDTQGARNTTLECLSDMLSCATLMLDPDPAAAPGIAQDTVEIQTELEDTTSDDSEPHEARKKKKTKKNCIRRFFSWMKRTFNCPQ; from the exons GCGTCCATTTTACAAGAACTAATGAGACAAAATCTGGACCAGTACAACATTGTGAAGTTCTATGACTGGTACCAGATGAACAACAGAACTGGTCTGGTGTTGGAATTGCTGGATATGAACCTCTTGGACTACATGAAGGAGGATCGTCTGCCTTTAAAGGACATCAGGGTCATAATCCAGCAG TTGGCCACAGCATTTAACGCACTGAGGAGTGTCGGAGTGATCCACGGAGATTTGAAACCAGACAACATCATGCTGGTGAAGGATCAGGAGCAGTCCTTCACAGTGAAGCTTATTGACTTCGGCTTGGCGTTTCACAGTTCTGAAGCCGTGGTGGGCTCTAGTCACCAACTACCTTACTACAG GGCTCCAGAGATCATGTTAGGACTCACCTTCACTGAGGCCATCGACATGTGGTCTCTTGGCATCGTGATGGGGTTCATGATGCTCGGAGCTCTCATCTTCCCGTGGTTCTGTGACTATAACCAG ATGAAGTCTATTTGTGAAATCTTGGGCCAACCAGCGGACCATCTTCTGGATGCTGGTCTAAAAACAGAGGAGTTCTTCATCAAGACATCTGACAATCAGTGGACCCTCATT TCACATGACCAGTACTGGAAACACAAGATTTCCAGTGGCAACAAGAAATTCGCCTTCAGCTCTCTGGATGATCTGAAAATG ttGAGTGAGGAGCTAGAGAGCGAAGCCGAAGCCGAAGGTTGGAGGCAGTGCATCGAACTGCTAAAAGAGATGCTTCGGGTGGATGCCAGTGAAAGGATTACTCCCAGTGAGGTCCTCAGGCATCCCTTCATCACACAGAGCTACCTGAATGAAGCCCTGCAGCCAGCAGCCGATGAGCTGAGTTCCAGCCAGGCCTGGACCAACTTTAGGACAGAGACTGCAACCAAGGCGGATGACAG taccCAGGCGGGCCAGGCTCAGGACACTCAGGGTGCCAGAAATACCACATTAGAGTGCCTCAGTGACATGCTGAGTTGTGCCACTCTAATGTTGGATCCTGaccctgctgcagctcctggCATTGCTCAGGACACTGTGGAGATCCAGACAGAGCTGGAGGACACCACATCTG atGACAGCGAGCCCCATgaggcaaggaagaagaaaaagacgaAGAAGAACTGCATAAGACGCTTCTTCTCATGGATGAAGAGGACATTTAACTGTCCTCAATGA